One genomic region from Streptomyces sp. NBC_00457 encodes:
- a CDS encoding DUF4091 domain-containing protein, giving the protein MARTSSAVAGFVAGVVVAASTTAIAVTGTTGTTTGTDLNSKATTTWLTVKVADAMGTRDTITWVPTGSFAGSAEERVPRYPMTAIQGKDTKELKLSAVRNEQVSAQLAIASGQDLDDVKAVVGDLTGPGGAKLSGDDTQVRFVKYVPVQRSKSEVDWSATIDQVSSAKEVSGDRNPDVVADALEERSSVDVPAYAAQPLWFTFQIPEKARPGTYTGTVKVNADGRTQTTYPLTIEVADASVPAPADYDFFLDVWAQPETIAKNHGVRLWSDQHWKLIEKYNRDLASRGQKVINTTIVDNPWHHQWSLGTRESQTATPYTSMVGWAWNGKTFSFDFARWDKYVQTARRAGLGPDIGAFSMLAFQDQEHLTYTDTRTGKTVYENVDLGGDRWREAWGTFLPAFEKHLKAKGWLEDTWLSFDERPIDTMTVVKDFVHEVAPVFDDRISVAGSISTEGVASNLSVDWGGIDAMTKEKVAERRKAGKTTTFYVYGSPAHPNTLSYSPAVESRMLPWISAQRNLDGFLRWSYNSWTSDPFKQPVHVFTQGDEYLVYPGKDGPMSSIRWEQLKEGIEDYELIAQLRKKDGGTDSDALTEALTTATRNLDGRTKDVNDIETARAAVVKGLTS; this is encoded by the coding sequence ATGGCACGTACGTCCTCAGCTGTCGCCGGCTTCGTCGCGGGCGTGGTCGTGGCCGCGAGCACCACCGCGATAGCCGTCACCGGCACCACGGGTACGACCACCGGCACCGACCTCAATTCCAAGGCCACCACCACCTGGCTGACCGTCAAGGTCGCCGACGCCATGGGTACCAGGGACACCATCACCTGGGTTCCCACCGGCTCCTTCGCCGGCTCCGCGGAGGAACGGGTCCCGCGCTACCCGATGACCGCCATCCAGGGCAAGGACACCAAGGAGCTGAAGCTCTCCGCCGTGCGCAACGAGCAGGTCTCGGCGCAACTGGCGATCGCCTCCGGCCAGGATCTCGACGACGTCAAGGCCGTGGTCGGCGACCTCACCGGGCCCGGCGGCGCGAAGCTGTCCGGTGACGACACCCAGGTCCGGTTCGTCAAGTACGTGCCCGTGCAGCGCTCCAAGAGCGAGGTCGACTGGTCGGCCACCATCGACCAGGTCAGTTCCGCCAAGGAGGTGTCCGGCGACCGCAACCCCGATGTGGTCGCGGACGCGCTCGAGGAGCGGTCCTCCGTGGACGTGCCCGCGTACGCGGCGCAGCCGCTGTGGTTCACCTTCCAGATCCCCGAGAAGGCCAGGCCAGGCACCTACACCGGCACGGTGAAGGTCAACGCCGACGGCCGCACCCAGACCACCTACCCGCTGACCATCGAGGTCGCGGACGCGAGCGTGCCCGCCCCGGCGGACTATGACTTCTTCCTCGACGTATGGGCGCAGCCGGAGACGATCGCCAAGAACCACGGCGTCAGGCTCTGGTCCGACCAGCACTGGAAGCTGATCGAGAAGTACAACCGCGATCTGGCGTCGCGCGGCCAGAAGGTCATCAACACCACCATCGTCGACAACCCGTGGCACCACCAGTGGTCACTCGGCACCCGGGAGTCGCAGACCGCCACGCCGTACACCAGCATGGTGGGCTGGGCCTGGAACGGAAAGACGTTCTCCTTCGACTTCGCTCGCTGGGACAAGTACGTCCAGACCGCCAGACGCGCCGGGCTCGGGCCCGACATCGGTGCCTTCTCCATGCTGGCGTTCCAGGACCAGGAGCACCTCACCTACACCGACACCCGAACCGGCAAGACGGTCTACGAGAACGTCGACCTGGGCGGGGACCGCTGGCGGGAGGCATGGGGAACGTTCCTGCCCGCCTTCGAGAAGCATCTGAAGGCCAAGGGCTGGCTGGAGGACACCTGGCTGTCGTTCGACGAGCGGCCCATCGACACCATGACGGTCGTCAAGGACTTCGTCCACGAGGTCGCGCCGGTCTTCGACGACCGCATCTCCGTGGCCGGTTCGATCAGCACCGAAGGCGTGGCGTCCAACCTGTCCGTCGACTGGGGCGGCATCGACGCGATGACGAAGGAGAAGGTGGCGGAGCGGCGCAAGGCCGGCAAGACCACGACCTTCTACGTGTACGGCTCACCGGCCCACCCCAACACGCTGTCCTACTCGCCCGCCGTCGAGTCCCGGATGCTGCCGTGGATCTCCGCCCAGCGGAATCTGGACGGCTTCCTGCGCTGGTCGTACAACAGCTGGACCAGCGACCCCTTCAAGCAGCCGGTGCACGTCTTCACGCAGGGCGACGAGTACCTGGTCTACCCAGGTAAGGACGGCCCGATGTCCAGCATCCGCTGGGAGCAGCTGAAGGAGGGCATCGAGGACTACGAACTCATCGCCCAGCTGCGGAAGAAGGACGGCGGCACCGACAGCGACGCCCTGACCGAGGCCCTCACCACCGCGACCCGGAACCTTGACGGCCGGACGAAGGACGTCAACGACATCGAGACCGCGCGGGCGGCCGTCGTGAAGGGGCTGACGTCATGA
- a CDS encoding TIM-barrel domain-containing protein, protein MRTQPLRRRKTRSLGTLLAAALALTFIPPVTEPLTTKAQADTADRPKVTQSADGLTLSVPGTRNTPGYTVDIATDVLALTTERSGKTVLDTAGGDTGGLRFRSEEKWEHATAVTDWTWRSGVLTLTADTTLDGATVKARLTPEADRYELDWDVEGGSPDQLGLSYDLSSAGHWYGHGEAETPQGGPGVNQPWPLDTGEVDHETFGPASYNMIDPFWYTSKSTGLRVDTGDVMDVALNKGKDGLGTFIVESPDTYKATVFVESNPLEVYRDYIGIVGKPTKSDATYEQYAKPLWNSWAQFYTKIDQEKLLDYATDLYDNGLDGHTIQLDDKWESNYGNLTWDPKTFPDPKGLSKKIHDMGFDFGIWVTLWINLDSDNYQYAVDNGYLLMDAKDTSKPCEVTWWNGQAGIIDLANPDAKAWYEGNLKKLMDTYDIDGLKFDTRFFDEKCAPREGHQATDYQKLGTELADEFDLQGAGIRVHWNRTAHEAGFVTRQVDKGTGWDSLRASATQNLAISTIGYPFVESDMIGGSGGQPAPTKDVLVRWAQSASLMPLMYASTSPVDTNDTTTGQKVDYDQETVDLYREAIKTHEKLAPYIWDQVQSTLKTGDPIMRPLFFDFPKDEASYTVTDEWMLGPAVLAAPKLSTGATRSVHLPPGTWYDVNQGTVIRGPKTLKGYAAPLGVTPAFVNLKAKGAAKAVKALKRDDAPAASVLITPDAPSTDAGTPFEVTTEITNWATGILKNAKAALDLPDGWTAKATGPTTAKSLKNGATLTTTWTVTPADDARWGSHGLTGTATYTGRNGSQKVSDTVPAQVKAAPGSVQEPYLTADTTSGDAQYAQGGDQFAIWAGGQDLSGWKDEKGVIYRDDAAGEKATVQARLVSQNSASPVGKAGIALANDLTAPEKGGYAVLVMTESYGLEFMTDSDGDGKLDTWAGGGSTYHPAYLKLTRDGATYTAYASKDGETWSQVGTAQVPSAAGTGDAGMVASAANANYPGENIEAVFSGFSVTT, encoded by the coding sequence GTGCGCACCCAACCGCTCAGACGGCGCAAGACTCGTAGTCTCGGAACGCTGTTGGCCGCCGCGCTGGCCCTGACGTTCATACCGCCCGTCACCGAACCCCTCACCACAAAGGCCCAGGCGGACACCGCCGACCGGCCGAAGGTGACCCAGAGCGCGGACGGCCTCACCCTGTCCGTGCCGGGCACCAGGAACACACCCGGCTACACCGTCGACATCGCCACCGACGTACTCGCCCTCACCACCGAGCGCTCCGGAAAGACCGTGCTCGACACCGCGGGCGGCGACACCGGAGGGCTCCGCTTCCGCTCCGAGGAGAAGTGGGAGCACGCCACCGCGGTCACCGACTGGACGTGGCGGAGCGGCGTCCTCACGCTCACCGCCGACACCACCCTCGACGGCGCCACCGTCAAGGCCCGCCTCACGCCCGAAGCCGACCGCTACGAGCTGGACTGGGATGTCGAAGGCGGCTCCCCCGACCAACTCGGCCTCTCCTACGACCTGTCATCGGCCGGCCACTGGTACGGCCACGGCGAGGCGGAGACCCCGCAGGGCGGTCCCGGCGTCAACCAGCCCTGGCCGCTCGACACCGGCGAGGTCGACCACGAGACCTTCGGCCCGGCGTCGTACAACATGATCGACCCGTTCTGGTACACCTCCAAGTCGACCGGTCTGCGCGTCGACACCGGGGACGTCATGGACGTGGCGCTCAACAAGGGCAAGGACGGCCTCGGCACCTTCATCGTCGAGTCGCCCGACACCTACAAGGCCACCGTGTTCGTCGAGTCGAACCCGCTTGAGGTCTACCGCGACTACATCGGCATCGTCGGCAAGCCCACCAAGTCCGACGCCACGTACGAGCAGTACGCCAAGCCTCTGTGGAATTCCTGGGCGCAGTTCTACACCAAGATCGACCAGGAGAAACTGCTCGACTACGCCACCGACCTCTACGACAACGGACTGGACGGGCACACCATCCAGCTCGACGACAAGTGGGAGTCGAACTACGGCAATCTCACCTGGGATCCCAAGACCTTCCCCGATCCCAAGGGCCTCTCCAAGAAGATCCACGACATGGGGTTCGACTTCGGCATCTGGGTCACCCTGTGGATCAACCTGGACTCCGACAACTACCAGTACGCGGTCGACAACGGCTATCTGCTCATGGACGCCAAGGACACCAGCAAGCCGTGCGAAGTGACCTGGTGGAACGGCCAGGCCGGGATCATCGACCTGGCCAACCCCGACGCCAAGGCCTGGTACGAGGGCAACCTCAAGAAGCTGATGGACACGTACGACATCGACGGGCTGAAGTTCGACACCCGCTTCTTCGACGAGAAATGCGCGCCACGCGAGGGCCACCAGGCCACGGACTACCAGAAGCTCGGCACCGAGCTCGCCGACGAGTTCGACCTCCAGGGCGCCGGCATCCGGGTGCACTGGAACCGGACGGCACACGAGGCGGGCTTCGTCACCCGCCAGGTCGACAAGGGCACCGGCTGGGACTCCCTGCGCGCATCCGCCACCCAGAACCTGGCCATCTCCACCATCGGTTACCCGTTCGTCGAGTCCGACATGATCGGCGGCTCCGGCGGCCAGCCCGCGCCTACGAAGGACGTACTGGTGCGGTGGGCGCAGTCCGCCTCGCTGATGCCGCTGATGTACGCCTCGACCTCCCCGGTGGACACCAACGACACCACCACCGGCCAGAAGGTGGACTACGACCAGGAGACGGTCGACCTCTACCGGGAGGCGATCAAGACCCACGAGAAGCTCGCCCCCTACATCTGGGATCAGGTGCAGAGCACCCTGAAGACCGGCGATCCGATCATGCGGCCACTGTTCTTCGACTTCCCGAAGGACGAAGCGAGTTACACGGTCACCGACGAGTGGATGCTCGGCCCGGCCGTGCTGGCGGCTCCCAAGCTGAGCACCGGCGCCACCCGTTCCGTCCATCTGCCGCCGGGCACCTGGTACGACGTGAACCAGGGCACCGTGATCCGCGGGCCCAAGACCCTCAAGGGGTACGCGGCGCCGCTCGGCGTCACCCCGGCCTTCGTCAACCTCAAGGCCAAGGGCGCCGCCAAGGCCGTCAAGGCGCTCAAGCGCGACGACGCTCCGGCCGCCTCCGTCCTGATCACCCCGGACGCTCCGTCCACCGACGCCGGTACGCCGTTCGAGGTCACCACCGAGATAACCAACTGGGCCACCGGGATCCTCAAGAACGCCAAGGCGGCACTGGACCTGCCCGACGGCTGGACCGCCAAGGCGACCGGCCCGACCACCGCGAAGTCCCTCAAGAACGGCGCCACACTCACCACCACCTGGACGGTGACCCCGGCCGACGACGCCCGCTGGGGCAGTCATGGCCTCACCGGTACGGCCACCTACACCGGTCGCAACGGCTCGCAGAAGGTGTCCGACACCGTGCCGGCGCAGGTGAAGGCCGCCCCGGGCAGCGTGCAAGAGCCGTACCTGACGGCCGACACCACCTCCGGGGACGCCCAATACGCCCAGGGCGGCGACCAGTTCGCCATCTGGGCGGGTGGCCAGGACCTGTCCGGCTGGAAGGACGAGAAGGGCGTCATCTACCGCGACGACGCCGCGGGCGAGAAGGCCACCGTGCAGGCCCGGTTGGTCTCCCAGAACAGCGCCTCACCGGTCGGCAAGGCGGGCATCGCCCTCGCCAACGACCTGACCGCGCCCGAGAAGGGCGGTTACGCGGTGCTGGTCATGACCGAGAGCTACGGCCTGGAGTTCATGACCGACAGCGACGGCGACGGGAAGCTCGACACCTGGGCGGGCGGTGGCTCCACCTACCACCCGGCCTATCTGAAGCTGACTCGGGACGGCGCCACCTACACCGCGTACGCCAGCAAGGACGGCGAGACCTGGTCACAGGTCGGCACCGCCCAGGTGCCGTCGGCCGCCGGTACCGGTGACGCCGGGATGGTCGCCAGCGCGGCCAACGCGAACTACCCCGGCGAGAACATCGAAGCCGTCTTCAGCGGATTCTCCGTCACCACCTGA
- a CDS encoding extracellular solute-binding protein: protein MKRHLIGIATGVVLALVLTGCGKGGSSGGGDSDGKTIRFVAAKYDDDTQPYWANLIKAFEAENPGYQVELEVVDWEQLDSKVKTYVQTGQQPDVLNYNKFSDFARDDLIYQAKDVVSPKVLDDFLPLFADQAQYEGVQYGLPFISSARLFFYNKDIFNKAKISKPPSSWAEVEDAARKIKKAGDIPLGLPLGAEEAQAEFYIWAMNNGGGWTDESGKWAVDQRANVETLDFLRTLTKAELTQPNPEATNRKDVFNQFAQGKIGMLNGAVFMRKGFIDTVDKNLNYGVAPLPSKDGTTHNTLGVQDYLVAFKKDEDKNREAVNKFLDFFYQKKNASKFLSTEGFLSVTKSAGDALSSDSAYYKPFVDALSGARFAPTDNPNWAAVEGAVKQRIGTAVSGAEPKEVLGEIQETAEKDG, encoded by the coding sequence GTGAAACGGCACCTCATCGGCATCGCAACCGGGGTGGTCCTCGCCCTGGTCCTCACCGGATGCGGCAAGGGTGGTTCGTCCGGTGGCGGCGACTCCGACGGAAAAACGATCAGATTCGTGGCCGCCAAGTACGACGACGACACCCAGCCCTACTGGGCGAACCTGATCAAGGCCTTTGAGGCCGAGAACCCCGGCTACCAGGTCGAGTTGGAGGTTGTCGACTGGGAGCAGCTGGATTCCAAGGTCAAGACATACGTCCAGACCGGGCAGCAACCCGACGTCCTCAACTACAACAAGTTCTCCGACTTCGCCCGCGACGACCTGATCTACCAGGCCAAGGACGTCGTGTCGCCGAAGGTGCTCGACGACTTCCTGCCGCTCTTCGCCGACCAGGCACAGTACGAAGGCGTCCAGTACGGACTGCCGTTCATCTCCAGCGCGCGGCTGTTCTTCTACAACAAGGACATCTTCAATAAGGCCAAGATCTCCAAGCCGCCGTCCAGCTGGGCCGAGGTCGAGGACGCCGCCAGGAAGATAAAGAAGGCCGGGGACATCCCGCTGGGTCTGCCCCTCGGCGCGGAGGAGGCCCAGGCCGAGTTCTACATCTGGGCGATGAACAACGGCGGCGGCTGGACCGACGAGTCGGGCAAGTGGGCGGTCGACCAGCGGGCCAACGTCGAGACGCTGGACTTCCTGCGGACACTCACCAAGGCAGAGCTGACCCAGCCCAACCCCGAGGCCACCAACCGCAAGGACGTCTTCAACCAGTTCGCGCAAGGCAAGATCGGCATGCTCAACGGCGCCGTCTTCATGCGCAAGGGCTTCATCGACACGGTCGACAAGAACCTGAACTACGGCGTCGCGCCGCTGCCGAGCAAGGACGGCACGACGCACAACACGCTCGGTGTCCAGGACTACCTGGTGGCCTTCAAGAAGGACGAGGACAAGAACCGCGAAGCCGTCAACAAGTTCCTCGACTTCTTCTACCAGAAGAAGAACGCATCGAAGTTCCTGTCCACCGAGGGATTCCTGTCGGTGACCAAGTCGGCCGGTGACGCGCTGAGTTCGGACTCCGCCTACTACAAGCCGTTCGTCGACGCGCTGTCGGGCGCGCGGTTCGCCCCCACCGACAACCCGAACTGGGCGGCCGTCGAGGGCGCCGTGAAGCAGCGCATCGGCACAGCTGTGTCGGGCGCCGAGCCCAAGGAAGTCCTGGGCGAAATCCAGGAGACCGCCGAGAAGGACGGCTGA
- a CDS encoding carbohydrate ABC transporter permease, translating into MAVQDVTTRTAGGGKERTSAAPARGSHHGRNGRRLRALEPLLWLGPALVLILAVVVWPVVEMARTSLMDISSTGLTRGFAGGANYAELFAEPDLPGVVLRTLVWVVGVVTVTIIVSLALAQLLNSRFPGRRMVRWALIVPWAASVLMTALTWRWMLNNFYGVVNRVLMDVGILDKPVNWLAHPVQAFAWMMAVAVFVSLPFTAFVILSGLGTIPAEVYEAARLDGAGPARTYLSVTLPLLRPSLLVAAVINVINVFNSFPIIWAMTRGGPGFATDTTTTYMYKLAFDNQAVGESAAMAVVNFALILVVVLVYLRVVRRREEIG; encoded by the coding sequence GTGGCTGTACAGGACGTCACCACGCGCACCGCGGGGGGCGGGAAGGAGCGGACGTCGGCGGCACCGGCACGCGGTTCCCACCACGGCAGGAACGGTCGCCGCCTGCGGGCACTGGAACCGCTGCTGTGGCTCGGCCCCGCGCTCGTGCTGATCCTCGCCGTGGTCGTCTGGCCCGTCGTCGAAATGGCCCGCACGTCCCTGATGGACATCAGCTCGACCGGACTGACCCGCGGCTTCGCGGGTGGCGCCAACTACGCCGAGCTGTTCGCCGAGCCGGACCTGCCGGGCGTGGTGCTGCGCACCCTGGTCTGGGTGGTGGGCGTGGTCACGGTCACGATCATCGTCTCGCTGGCGCTGGCGCAGTTGCTCAACTCGCGTTTCCCCGGGCGCCGGATGGTCCGCTGGGCGCTGATCGTGCCCTGGGCGGCATCGGTCCTGATGACGGCGCTGACCTGGCGCTGGATGCTCAACAACTTCTACGGCGTCGTCAACCGCGTACTCATGGACGTGGGGATCCTGGACAAACCGGTGAACTGGCTGGCCCACCCGGTCCAGGCGTTCGCCTGGATGATGGCCGTGGCGGTCTTCGTCTCCCTGCCGTTCACCGCGTTCGTCATCCTCTCCGGCCTGGGGACGATCCCGGCCGAGGTGTACGAGGCGGCCCGCCTGGACGGCGCGGGACCGGCCCGCACCTATCTGTCCGTCACGCTGCCCCTGCTTCGCCCCTCCCTGCTGGTCGCCGCCGTCATCAACGTCATCAACGTGTTCAATTCCTTCCCGATCATCTGGGCCATGACCCGCGGCGGTCCCGGCTTCGCCACCGACACGACCACCACCTACATGTACAAGCTCGCGTTCGACAACCAGGCCGTCGGCGAGTCGGCGGCCATGGCCGTCGTGAACTTCGCGCTGATCCTCGTGGTCGTGCTGGTGTATCTGCGCGTCGTCCGCAGGCGAGAGGAGATCGGCTGA
- a CDS encoding carbohydrate ABC transporter permease: MARSAKARRRPLRLRTVVLTGVGWLVALMFLAPYLQMLLTALKPTPELMKTPPSYLPQRWEWSNFADVWSLKDPPVSDALLFSLYVAGMSTLLALAVGLPAAYYTARHRFRGRGAFLLLVLVTQMFAPTALLVGIYREMVSLDLTDTAEGLILVNAAFNLPFCIWILNAYFASIPKELEEAAYMDGAGRLGAMVRVTLPLALPGVVTALVYTFIGAWNEYVVALTITSSGDRTTLTKAIPGFVTAYQEQWQYLFATSLIAIVPVVVLFVFVERYLISGLTAGGVK; the protein is encoded by the coding sequence ATGGCCCGATCCGCAAAGGCCCGGCGGCGTCCGCTGCGGCTGCGCACCGTCGTGCTCACCGGGGTGGGCTGGCTGGTGGCCCTGATGTTCCTGGCGCCGTACCTGCAGATGCTGCTGACGGCTCTGAAGCCGACGCCTGAACTGATGAAGACGCCGCCGTCCTATCTGCCGCAGCGGTGGGAGTGGTCCAACTTCGCCGATGTCTGGTCGCTGAAGGATCCGCCGGTCTCCGACGCGCTCTTGTTCTCGCTGTACGTCGCCGGGATGTCCACGCTCCTCGCACTCGCCGTGGGGCTGCCCGCCGCGTACTACACGGCCCGCCACCGGTTCCGCGGGCGCGGCGCCTTCCTGCTGCTGGTGCTGGTCACCCAGATGTTCGCGCCGACCGCACTACTGGTCGGCATCTACCGGGAGATGGTCAGCCTCGATCTGACCGACACCGCGGAGGGGCTGATCCTGGTCAACGCGGCGTTCAACCTGCCGTTCTGCATCTGGATCCTCAACGCGTACTTCGCGAGCATCCCCAAGGAGCTGGAGGAGGCCGCGTACATGGACGGGGCCGGCCGGCTGGGTGCGATGGTCAGGGTCACCCTTCCGCTGGCGCTGCCCGGAGTGGTGACCGCGCTCGTCTACACGTTCATCGGGGCGTGGAACGAGTACGTCGTCGCCCTCACCATCACCTCTTCCGGCGACCGGACGACGCTGACCAAGGCCATCCCCGGATTCGTCACGGCGTACCAGGAGCAGTGGCAGTACCTCTTCGCCACGTCGTTGATCGCCATCGTGCCGGTCGTCGTCCTGTTCGTCTTCGTGGAGCGCTATCTGATCAGCGGTCTGACGGCCGGCGGCGTCAAGTGA
- a CDS encoding DeoR/GlpR family DNA-binding transcription regulator — MAAPQDRWSALLDLLTRDGRIEVEAAAEALRVSTATIRRDLDELARQQMVTRTHGGAVINAIAYDLPLRYKAARNAPEKERIANAAAGLVKAGAVVGLNGGTTTTAVARALAVRPDLSTEGAVPSLTVVTNALNIANELVVRRHVKLVLTGGVARPASYELTGPLATGMLAQITLDHAFIGVDAIDVRRGAMAQDEGEAGINWALAGRAQQVIVVADSSKLGRRAFARICPVEDVHILVTDKAAGPELTEPFAAAGVKIIRA; from the coding sequence ATGGCGGCACCGCAGGACAGATGGAGCGCCTTGCTGGACCTGTTGACGCGCGACGGACGGATCGAGGTCGAGGCCGCGGCGGAAGCACTGCGCGTCTCCACCGCCACGATCCGACGCGATCTGGATGAGCTGGCGCGCCAGCAAATGGTCACCCGTACCCATGGCGGCGCCGTGATCAACGCCATCGCGTACGACCTGCCGCTCCGCTACAAGGCCGCGCGCAACGCTCCGGAGAAGGAACGGATCGCCAACGCGGCGGCGGGCCTGGTGAAAGCGGGTGCCGTGGTGGGTTTGAACGGCGGCACCACGACCACCGCGGTCGCCCGGGCGCTGGCCGTCAGGCCCGACCTGAGCACGGAGGGCGCCGTGCCCTCGCTGACGGTCGTCACGAACGCGCTGAACATCGCCAACGAGCTGGTCGTACGCCGTCATGTGAAGCTCGTCCTCACCGGGGGAGTGGCCCGCCCGGCCTCGTACGAGCTCACCGGACCGCTTGCCACCGGGATGCTCGCGCAGATCACGCTCGATCATGCCTTCATCGGCGTCGACGCGATCGACGTCCGGCGCGGGGCGATGGCCCAGGACGAGGGCGAGGCCGGCATAAACTGGGCGTTGGCCGGACGTGCCCAACAGGTGATCGTGGTCGCGGACTCCTCCAAGCTGGGTCGGCGGGCTTTCGCGCGGATCTGCCCGGTGGAAGACGTCCACATACTGGTGACCGACAAGGCGGCGGGCCCGGAGCTGACCGAGCCGTTCGCCGCTGCCGGCGTGAAGATCATTCGGGCTTGA
- a CDS encoding MFS transporter, with product MPRKSPRLTFAVLASGAGVFAMLQSLIAPALPTVQHALDTSQATATWVMTAYLLSASIFTPILGRVGDLIGKKRTLVAVLSVVAVGCLLAALAPTIGVLIVARVVQGVGGALFPLSFGIIRDEFAPSQVSGSISTLSAVIAAGGGVGMVAAGPIVSALDFRWLFWIPVAIVAVTTLIALRYVPESRNRAAGNVNWLGAGLLSAWLVALLLPLSQASVWGWGSARVIGLFAAAVALFALWLLAESRSRTPLIDLRVMRLPAVWTTNTAALLFGAGMYAIWSFLPGFVQTPSSAGYGFGSSVTAAGLLMLPMLGAMFLSGVLSGRLEPVLGAKTLLTAGASLGALACGFLALWHDEQWQVAFVAGVFGLGIGLAFASMANLIVGSVPADQTGAATGMNANIRTIGGSIGAAVTSVLVTGHLQPSGLPYESGYTHGFALLALLCLAAALAALLVPVGRASGLTARARAAEDTASAPVRVR from the coding sequence ATGCCCCGCAAGTCCCCCCGTCTCACCTTCGCGGTCCTCGCGAGCGGTGCCGGCGTGTTCGCCATGCTGCAGTCACTGATCGCGCCGGCCCTGCCGACCGTCCAGCACGCGCTCGACACCTCGCAGGCCACCGCGACCTGGGTGATGACGGCGTATCTGCTGTCCGCCTCGATCTTCACACCGATCCTCGGCCGCGTCGGCGACCTGATCGGCAAGAAACGCACCCTCGTCGCCGTCCTGTCCGTCGTGGCCGTCGGCTGTCTGCTCGCCGCGCTCGCGCCGACCATCGGCGTATTGATCGTCGCCCGGGTCGTCCAAGGCGTCGGCGGCGCGCTGTTCCCGCTCTCCTTCGGCATCATCCGGGACGAGTTCGCCCCGTCCCAGGTGAGCGGCAGCATCAGCACCCTGTCCGCGGTGATCGCCGCGGGCGGCGGCGTCGGCATGGTCGCGGCCGGACCCATCGTGTCCGCGCTCGACTTCCGCTGGCTGTTCTGGATCCCCGTGGCGATCGTCGCCGTCACCACGCTGATCGCCCTGCGCTACGTACCCGAGTCGCGCAACCGGGCCGCGGGGAACGTCAATTGGCTCGGCGCCGGGCTGCTGTCGGCCTGGCTGGTGGCTCTGCTGCTGCCGCTCAGCCAGGCGAGCGTCTGGGGCTGGGGCTCGGCCCGGGTGATCGGCCTGTTCGCCGCCGCCGTAGCGCTCTTCGCGCTGTGGCTGCTGGCCGAGTCCCGCTCGCGCACGCCGCTGATCGACCTGCGCGTGATGCGGCTGCCCGCCGTGTGGACCACCAACACCGCCGCGCTGCTGTTCGGCGCGGGCATGTACGCGATCTGGTCCTTCCTCCCTGGATTCGTGCAGACGCCCAGCTCCGCCGGATACGGCTTCGGCTCCAGCGTCACCGCCGCCGGCCTGCTCATGCTGCCGATGCTCGGCGCGATGTTCCTCTCCGGCGTGCTGAGCGGCCGCCTGGAACCGGTCCTGGGCGCCAAGACACTGCTCACAGCTGGGGCGTCGCTCGGCGCCCTCGCCTGCGGCTTCCTCGCCCTCTGGCACGACGAGCAGTGGCAAGTCGCCTTCGTGGCAGGCGTGTTCGGACTCGGCATCGGACTGGCCTTCGCCTCCATGGCCAACCTGATCGTCGGCAGCGTCCCGGCCGACCAGACCGGCGCCGCGACCGGCATGAACGCCAACATCCGCACCATCGGCGGCTCCATCGGCGCCGCGGTCACCAGCGTCCTGGTCACCGGCCACCTCCAACCATCCGGCCTGCCCTACGAATCCGGCTACACCCACGGCTTCGCCCTGCTGGCCCTCCTCTGCCTCGCCGCGGCACTGGCAGCCCTGCTGGTCCCGGTCGGACGAGCCTCCGGCCTGACCGCGCGTGCCCGCGCCGCCGAGGACACGGCGTCAGCACCCGTACGCGTGCGTTAG
- a CDS encoding TetR/AcrR family transcriptional regulator, translating into MTAQPYPVSEIVASRRPHRKDAARNYDALLVAAREAFAEHGAEASLEDIARRAGVGIGTLYRNFPTRRHLFESVYATEVNDLCQVAVEVAGQEPWESLTSWLRRFVDYTVTKRAIREALNNESEIFLACRESMYAAGGPLFQRAQEAGEARKDMDFDDLLRMVSGITATNFLDEAQRDRVLTVALDGVRARD; encoded by the coding sequence GTGACGGCCCAGCCGTACCCCGTCAGCGAGATCGTCGCGTCGCGCCGGCCGCACCGTAAGGACGCCGCGCGCAACTACGACGCGCTGCTGGTGGCCGCCCGTGAGGCGTTCGCCGAGCACGGCGCGGAGGCCTCCCTGGAGGACATCGCGCGGCGGGCGGGCGTCGGCATCGGCACGCTGTACCGGAACTTCCCGACCCGCCGCCATCTGTTCGAGAGCGTGTACGCGACCGAGGTGAACGACCTGTGCCAGGTCGCCGTGGAGGTCGCCGGCCAGGAGCCGTGGGAGTCGCTGACCTCGTGGCTGCGGCGGTTCGTCGACTACACCGTCACCAAGCGGGCCATCCGCGAGGCCCTCAACAACGAGTCGGAGATCTTCCTGGCCTGCCGGGAGTCTATGTACGCGGCGGGCGGCCCGCTGTTCCAGCGGGCGCAGGAGGCGGGCGAGGCGCGCAAGGACATGGACTTCGACGACCTGCTGCGGATGGTCTCGGGCATCACCGCGACGAACTTCCTCGACGAGGCCCAGCGCGACCGCGTACTGACCGTCGCGCTCGACGGCGTACGGGCCAGGGACTGA